A DNA window from Enterobacter cloacae subsp. cloacae ATCC 13047 contains the following coding sequences:
- a CDS encoding 2-dehydro-3-deoxy-6-phosphogalactonate aldolase, protein MQWQTSLPLIAILRGITPDEALAHVGAVIDAGFDAVEIPLNSPEWEKSIPTVVEAFGDKALIGAGTVLQPEQVERLAKMGCKLIVTPNINPEVIRRAVSHGMTVCPGCATATEAFTALEAGAQSLKIFPSSAFGPDYIKALKAVLPASVPVFAVGGVTPENLAQWINAGCVGAGLGSDLYRAGQSVERTAQQAAAFVKAYREAVQ, encoded by the coding sequence ATGCAGTGGCAAACTAGTCTTCCCCTTATCGCAATCTTGCGCGGCATTACCCCCGACGAGGCGCTGGCGCACGTCGGTGCCGTGATCGACGCCGGATTCGACGCGGTGGAAATCCCGCTCAACTCCCCCGAATGGGAAAAAAGTATTCCGACAGTGGTAGAGGCCTTTGGTGATAAAGCGCTGATTGGCGCAGGAACCGTCTTGCAGCCGGAGCAGGTGGAGAGGCTGGCAAAGATGGGCTGCAAGCTCATCGTCACCCCCAACATCAACCCCGAGGTGATCCGCCGCGCGGTGAGCCATGGAATGACCGTGTGTCCAGGATGCGCGACGGCAACCGAAGCCTTTACCGCCCTCGAGGCGGGTGCGCAGTCGCTCAAAATTTTCCCCTCTTCGGCCTTTGGTCCTGACTATATCAAAGCACTGAAAGCGGTCTTGCCCGCCAGCGTGCCGGTCTTTGCCGTGGGCGGCGTGACGCCAGAAAACCTGGCGCAGTGGATTAACGCCGGTTGTGTGGGCGCGGGGCTGGGCAGCGATCTCTATCGCGCCGGACAGTCCGTTGAGCGTACCGCGCAGCAGGCGGCAGCATTTGTGAAAGCGTATCGAGAGGCAGTGCAATGA
- the dgoD gene encoding galactonate dehydratase: MKITKLTTYRLPPRWMFLKIETDEGVVGWGEPVIEGRARTVEAAVHELGEYLIGQDPARINDLWQVMYRAGFYRGGPILMSAIAGIDQALWDIKGKVLNAPVWQLMGGLVRDKIKAYSWVGGDRPAEVIDGITQLRNIGFDTFKLNGCEEMGVIDNSRAVDRAVNTVAQIREAFGNEIEFGLDFHGRVSAPMAKVLIKELEPYRPLFIEEPVLAEQAEYYPKLAEQTHIPIAAGERMFSRFEFKRVLEAGGIAILQPDLSHAGGITECYKIAGMAEAYDVALAPHCPLGPVALAACLHVDFVSRNAVFQEQSMGIHYNKGAELLDFVKNKEDFSMEGGFFKPLMKPGLGVDIDEAKVIELSKNAPDWRNPLWRHEDGSVAEW; this comes from the coding sequence ATGAAAATAACCAAACTCACCACGTACCGTTTACCCCCGCGCTGGATGTTCCTGAAAATCGAAACCGATGAAGGCGTGGTTGGCTGGGGTGAACCGGTGATAGAAGGGCGCGCACGCACCGTGGAGGCCGCGGTGCATGAACTGGGGGAATACCTGATTGGTCAGGATCCGGCACGCATTAACGACCTGTGGCAGGTGATGTACCGGGCGGGCTTTTATCGCGGTGGCCCAATCCTGATGAGCGCCATCGCCGGTATTGACCAGGCGCTGTGGGATATCAAAGGCAAAGTGCTGAATGCCCCGGTCTGGCAGCTGATGGGCGGCCTGGTACGCGACAAAATCAAAGCCTACAGCTGGGTGGGTGGCGACCGCCCTGCGGAAGTGATCGACGGCATTACGCAGCTGCGCAATATCGGCTTCGATACTTTTAAGCTTAACGGCTGTGAAGAGATGGGCGTGATTGACAACTCGCGCGCGGTGGACCGGGCGGTGAATACCGTGGCGCAAATCCGTGAAGCTTTCGGTAACGAGATTGAGTTTGGTCTGGACTTCCACGGACGCGTCAGTGCGCCAATGGCCAAAGTGCTGATTAAAGAGCTGGAGCCATATCGTCCGCTGTTTATTGAAGAGCCCGTCCTGGCCGAGCAGGCGGAGTACTATCCGAAACTGGCTGAACAGACCCATATTCCTATCGCCGCGGGTGAGCGTATGTTCTCGCGCTTCGAGTTCAAACGCGTGCTGGAGGCAGGCGGTATTGCGATCCTGCAACCGGATCTCTCCCATGCGGGCGGTATCACCGAATGCTACAAAATTGCCGGGATGGCAGAAGCCTACGATGTGGCGCTGGCGCCGCACTGTCCGCTGGGGCCCGTTGCGCTGGCGGCCTGCCTGCACGTGGATTTTGTCTCCCGCAATGCCGTGTTCCAGGAACAGAGCATGGGTATTCACTATAACAAGGGCGCGGAATTGCTCGACTTTGTGAAAAACAAAGAAGACTTCAGCATGGAAGGCGGTTTCTTCAAACCATTAATGAAGCCGGGCCTTGGCGTGGACATTGACGAAGCCAAAGTCATTGAGCTCAGTAAAAATGCGCCGGACTGGCGTAACCCGCTGTGGCGTCATGAAGATGGCTCCGTAGCCGAGTGGTAA
- a CDS encoding MFS transporter, with the protein MVSGFAMPKIWRQIAMDIPVTATKTGRRRYLTLIMIFITVVICYVDRANLAVASAHIQEEFGITKAEMGYVFSAFAWLYTLYQIPGGWFLDRVGSRLTYFIAILGWSVATLFQGFATGLMSLIGLRAITGVFEAPAFPTNNRMVTSWFPEHERASAVGFYTSGQFVGLAFLTPLLIWIQELLSWHWVFIVTGGIGIIWSLIWFKVYQPPRLTKNITKAELDYIRDGGGLVDGDAPVKKEARQPLTRADWKLVFHRKLVGVYLGQFAVTSTLWFFLTWFPNYLTQEKGITALKAGFMTTVPFLAAFFGVLLSGWLADKLVKKGVSLGVARKTPIICGLLISTCIMGANYTNDPVWIMTLMALAFFGNGFASITWSLVSSLAPMRLIGLTGGVFNFVGGLGGITVPLVIGYLAQDYGFGPALVYISAVALIGALSYILLVGDVKRVG; encoded by the coding sequence ATGGTGAGCGGCTTCGCTATGCCCAAAATCTGGAGACAGATTGCGATGGATATTCCAGTTACTGCTACAAAGACCGGGCGTCGCCGCTACCTGACGCTAATCATGATCTTTATTACCGTGGTCATTTGCTATGTTGACCGCGCCAACCTTGCTGTGGCCTCGGCCCATATTCAGGAAGAGTTTGGGATCACCAAGGCGGAAATGGGCTACGTCTTCTCGGCGTTCGCCTGGCTCTATACGCTCTACCAGATCCCGGGCGGCTGGTTCCTCGACCGCGTGGGGTCGCGTCTGACCTACTTCATCGCCATTTTAGGCTGGTCCGTGGCGACCCTGTTCCAGGGCTTCGCGACCGGGCTGATGTCGCTGATTGGCCTGCGTGCTATCACCGGCGTTTTCGAGGCACCTGCGTTCCCCACCAACAACCGTATGGTCACCAGCTGGTTTCCGGAGCATGAACGTGCCTCTGCGGTGGGCTTTTACACCTCCGGGCAGTTTGTCGGCCTGGCATTCCTGACCCCGCTGTTAATCTGGATCCAGGAGCTGCTAAGCTGGCATTGGGTGTTTATCGTCACCGGTGGGATCGGCATTATCTGGTCCCTGATCTGGTTCAAGGTCTATCAACCGCCGCGTCTGACAAAAAATATCACCAAAGCGGAGCTGGACTACATCCGCGACGGTGGCGGCCTGGTAGACGGCGATGCGCCAGTGAAAAAAGAGGCGCGTCAGCCGCTGACCCGCGCGGACTGGAAGCTGGTCTTCCATCGTAAGCTGGTGGGGGTTTATCTCGGTCAGTTTGCGGTTACGTCGACGCTGTGGTTCTTCCTGACCTGGTTCCCGAATTACCTCACCCAGGAAAAGGGGATTACCGCGCTGAAGGCGGGCTTTATGACCACCGTGCCGTTCCTTGCCGCATTCTTTGGCGTGCTGCTCTCGGGCTGGCTGGCGGATAAGCTGGTCAAAAAAGGCGTCTCATTAGGTGTTGCGCGTAAAACGCCGATTATCTGCGGGCTGCTGATCTCAACCTGTATCATGGGCGCCAACTACACCAACGATCCGGTGTGGATTATGACCCTGATGGCGCTCGCGTTCTTCGGCAACGGTTTTGCCTCTATCACCTGGTCGCTGGTGTCGTCTCTGGCGCCGATGCGTCTGATTGGCCTGACCGGTGGTGTGTTCAACTTCGTCGGTGGACTCGGTGGGATCACTGTGCCGCTGGTCATCGGCTACCTGGCGCAGGACTACGGCTTTGGCCCGGCCCTGGTCTACATCTCCGCCGTGGCGTTGATTGGCGCGCTCTCCTACATCCTGCTGGTCGGCGACGTGAAACGAGTAGGCTAA
- a CDS encoding DUF3748 domain-containing protein, with amino-acid sequence MKQITFASRNHQLTNTNTWTPDSQWLVYDVRPSGASFTGETIERVNVSTGEVEVIYRAKHGAHVGVVTVHPAQDKYVFIHGPKNPDADWQYDFHHRQGVIVHNGQASNLDAMDITVPYTAGALRGGSHVHVFSPNGQFVSFTYNDHVLHERDPKLDLRNVGVAAPFGPVTPQGNHPHEYPGTFWSVLVSRTTPNPQPGSDEINRAYEEGWVGNGRLAFIGDTLSVKGEKVPELFIVDLPKDEQGWKQAGDAPLQGTPETMPAPPAGVLQRRLTFTHQKAYPGLVNVPRHWVRSNPQGTQIAFLMRDDNGIVQLWLISPEGGEPRQLTHTESGIQSAFNWHPSGDSLGFVLENRIACCDAQTGEVTFLTSDHGNPPSADAVVFSPNGRAIAWMEEKEGFRQLWLTETVQD; translated from the coding sequence ATGAAACAAATCACCTTTGCTTCCCGCAACCACCAGCTCACCAATACCAATACCTGGACACCGGACAGCCAGTGGCTGGTCTACGATGTGCGCCCGTCCGGGGCATCGTTCACCGGCGAAACCATTGAGCGGGTAAACGTCAGTACGGGCGAGGTTGAGGTGATTTATCGTGCCAAGCACGGCGCGCATGTCGGGGTGGTGACCGTTCATCCTGCACAAGACAAATACGTCTTTATCCACGGCCCGAAAAACCCGGATGCAGACTGGCAATACGATTTTCACCATCGCCAGGGCGTGATTGTCCATAACGGCCAGGCGAGCAACCTCGATGCCATGGATATTACCGTGCCCTATACCGCAGGCGCACTCCGTGGCGGCAGCCATGTACACGTCTTTAGCCCAAACGGGCAGTTCGTCAGCTTCACCTATAACGACCATGTGTTACATGAGCGCGATCCAAAGCTCGATTTACGTAACGTTGGCGTCGCCGCACCCTTTGGCCCGGTCACCCCGCAGGGCAACCATCCTCATGAATATCCGGGCACCTTCTGGAGCGTGCTGGTAAGCCGCACGACGCCGAACCCACAGCCGGGCAGCGATGAGATCAACCGCGCCTATGAAGAGGGCTGGGTGGGCAACGGCAGGCTGGCGTTTATTGGCGATACCCTGTCTGTGAAAGGCGAAAAAGTGCCTGAACTGTTTATTGTCGATCTGCCCAAAGACGAGCAGGGCTGGAAACAGGCAGGCGATGCGCCATTGCAGGGCACGCCAGAGACGATGCCAGCACCGCCTGCTGGCGTGCTGCAGCGCCGTCTGACTTTCACCCATCAAAAGGCGTATCCGGGGCTGGTGAACGTGCCGCGCCACTGGGTGCGCAGCAACCCGCAGGGTACGCAGATTGCTTTTCTGATGCGTGATGACAACGGCATTGTCCAGCTGTGGCTGATCTCACCGGAGGGGGGCGAGCCGCGTCAGTTAACGCATACCGAAAGCGGTATCCAGTCGGCATTCAACTGGCATCCTTCGGGCGACAGTCTGGGATTTGTGCTGGAAAATCGTATCGCCTGCTGCGACGCGCAGACCGGAGAGGTCACGTTTTTGACGTCCGATCACGGCAATCCGCCGTCTGCTGATGCGGTCGTCTTTTCCCCGAACGGGCGCGCTATTGCATGGATGGAGGAGAAAGAGGGTTTCCGCCAGCTGTGGCTAACGGAAACCGTACAGGATTAG
- a CDS encoding YceK/YidQ family lipoprotein, producing MMKNVLIKLTTFSGVVLLCGCSSVMSHTGGKEGTYPGTRASAAMISDDDTNWGTKSLVILDMPFTAVADTLLLPWDMFRTDSSVRSRVEKSEQQNLATNAVIPPAEMPRP from the coding sequence ATGATGAAAAATGTTCTGATTAAGCTGACGACGTTCAGCGGGGTGGTTTTACTTTGCGGGTGTTCGAGCGTGATGTCTCACACCGGCGGTAAAGAAGGAACATATCCGGGGACGCGCGCAAGCGCGGCGATGATCTCCGATGATGACACGAACTGGGGCACCAAATCCCTGGTGATCCTCGATATGCCGTTCACGGCAGTGGCCGATACGCTTTTGCTGCCCTGGGATATGTTCCGCACGGACAGTTCCGTACGCTCGCGCGTTGAGAAAAGCGAGCAGCAAAATCTGGCAACCAACGCCGTTATCCCGCCCGCCGAGATGCCGCGACCCTAA
- the ibpA gene encoding small heat shock chaperone IbpA, whose translation MRNFDLSPLYRSAIGFDRLFNHLENNQSQSNGYPPYNVELVDENHYRIAIAVAGFAESELEITAQDNLLVVKGSHTAEQKERTYLYQGIAERNFERKFQLAENIHVKGANLVNGLLFIELERVIPEEKKPRRIEIN comes from the coding sequence ATGCGTAACTTCGATCTTTCCCCGCTATACCGTTCTGCAATTGGTTTTGACCGCCTGTTTAATCATTTAGAAAATAACCAAAGCCAGAGCAACGGCTACCCTCCATACAATGTTGAGCTGGTTGATGAAAACCACTACCGCATTGCGATTGCTGTCGCCGGTTTTGCAGAGAGCGAACTGGAGATCACCGCGCAGGACAACCTGCTGGTGGTGAAAGGTTCACATACGGCTGAGCAGAAAGAACGTACCTACCTTTACCAGGGCATTGCCGAGCGCAACTTTGAACGCAAGTTCCAGTTAGCTGAGAACATTCACGTTAAAGGCGCGAACCTGGTCAACGGTCTGCTGTTTATCGAGCTGGAACGTGTGATTCCGGAAGAGAAAAAACCGCGCCGTATCGAAATTAATTAA
- the ibpB gene encoding small heat shock chaperone IbpB — MRNYDLSPLLRQWIGFDKLANALQSTTEHQTFPPYNIEKSDDNHYRITLALAGFRQDDLDIQLEGTRLTVKGSPEKQETETKWLHQGLVTQPFSLSFTLADHMEVSGATFTNGLLHIDLVRNVPEAIAPQRIAISERPALNS, encoded by the coding sequence ATGCGTAACTACGATTTATCCCCCCTGCTGCGTCAGTGGATTGGTTTTGACAAACTGGCTAACGCCCTGCAAAGCACCACTGAGCACCAGACGTTTCCGCCGTACAACATCGAAAAAAGCGACGATAACCACTATCGCATCACGCTGGCGCTGGCCGGGTTCCGCCAGGACGATCTGGATATCCAGCTCGAAGGCACGCGTCTGACCGTGAAAGGGTCGCCGGAAAAACAAGAAACCGAGACCAAATGGCTGCATCAGGGGCTGGTGACTCAGCCGTTTAGCCTGAGCTTTACCCTGGCAGATCATATGGAAGTCTCCGGCGCGACCTTTACCAACGGGTTGCTGCATATTGACCTGGTCCGTAACGTGCCGGAAGCCATCGCGCCACAGCGTATCGCCATTAGCGAGCGGCCGGCGCTGAACAGTTAA
- a CDS encoding putative transporter, with product MSDIALTVSVLALVAVVGLWIGNIKIRGVGFGIGGVLFGGIFVGHFADKLGLVLSADMLHFTQEFGLILFVYTIGIQVGPGFFASLRVSGLRLNLFALGIVVMGGLVTAILHKLFAIPLPVVLGIFSGAVTNTPALGAGQQILRDLGIEPGIVDQMGMSYAMAYPFGICGILLSMWLVRVLFRINVDKEAKDHETTLTNGHMPIKTINIRVDNPNLNNMAIQDVPILNSANIICSRLKRDEMLMVPAPGTIIRQGDLLHLVGQPGDLNNARLVIGQEVDTSLSTRGTDMRVERVVVTNEHVLGKKIRDLQVKERYDVVISRLNRAGVELVASPEASLQFGDILNLVGRPSSIDAVADMVGNAQQKLQQVQMLPVFIGIGLGVLLGSIPLYIPGFPVALKLGLAGGPLIMALILGRIGCVGKLYWFMPPSANLALRELGIVLFLAVVGLKSGGDFVDTLVRGEGMSWVGYGIFITAIPLLTVGILARMFAKMNYLTLCGMLAGSMTDPPALAFANSLHATSGAAALSYATVYPLVMFLRIITPQLLAVLFWGMS from the coding sequence ATGAGTGATATCGCGTTAACCGTCAGCGTGTTGGCCCTGGTCGCTGTTGTTGGATTATGGATTGGCAACATCAAAATCCGTGGCGTCGGGTTTGGGATCGGTGGGGTGCTGTTTGGCGGCATTTTTGTCGGACACTTTGCTGACAAACTCGGGCTGGTTCTCAGCGCCGATATGCTCCACTTTACGCAGGAGTTCGGCCTGATCCTCTTCGTCTATACCATAGGCATTCAGGTCGGGCCGGGCTTTTTCGCCTCATTGCGGGTTTCCGGATTACGCCTCAATCTGTTTGCCCTCGGCATCGTCGTAATGGGCGGGCTGGTCACCGCTATCCTGCATAAACTCTTCGCAATTCCGCTGCCCGTGGTGCTGGGCATTTTCTCCGGGGCCGTGACTAACACGCCCGCGCTGGGTGCGGGCCAGCAAATCCTGCGCGATTTAGGTATCGAACCCGGCATTGTCGACCAGATGGGGATGAGCTATGCGATGGCTTATCCGTTCGGGATTTGCGGCATTCTGCTCTCCATGTGGCTGGTTCGGGTGCTCTTTCGCATTAACGTCGACAAAGAGGCGAAGGACCACGAAACCACGCTTACCAACGGCCATATGCCGATCAAAACCATCAACATCCGCGTCGATAACCCCAATCTGAACAACATGGCGATTCAGGACGTGCCGATCCTGAACAGCGCCAATATTATCTGCTCGCGCCTGAAACGTGACGAAATGCTGATGGTGCCCGCGCCTGGCACCATTATCCGGCAAGGCGATCTGCTGCACCTTGTCGGGCAGCCCGGGGATTTAAACAACGCGCGGCTGGTGATTGGTCAGGAAGTGGATACCTCGCTCTCTACCCGCGGCACCGACATGCGCGTGGAGCGTGTGGTGGTAACTAACGAGCACGTTCTGGGCAAGAAAATACGCGATTTGCAGGTAAAAGAACGTTACGACGTGGTTATCTCTCGTCTCAATCGCGCCGGTGTTGAACTGGTGGCCAGCCCGGAAGCCAGCCTGCAGTTCGGCGATATTCTTAACCTGGTCGGGCGTCCGTCGTCCATTGACGCCGTGGCGGATATGGTCGGTAACGCTCAGCAAAAACTGCAGCAGGTACAAATGCTGCCGGTGTTTATCGGTATCGGGCTGGGCGTGCTGCTTGGCTCCATTCCGCTGTATATACCGGGGTTCCCGGTGGCCCTCAAGCTGGGTCTGGCGGGCGGGCCGCTGATTATGGCGCTGATCCTCGGGCGAATCGGCTGTGTCGGTAAGCTCTACTGGTTTATGCCGCCGAGCGCCAACCTGGCGCTGCGCGAGCTGGGCATTGTGCTGTTTCTGGCGGTCGTCGGGCTAAAATCCGGTGGCGATTTTGTCGATACGCTGGTCAGGGGGGAAGGGATGAGTTGGGTCGGCTATGGCATCTTCATCACCGCGATCCCGCTGCTGACGGTCGGCATACTGGCGCGAATGTTCGCTAAAATGAACTATCTGACGCTGTGCGGCATGCTGGCGGGGTCGATGACGGATCCACCGGCGCTGGCCTTTGCCAATAGCCTGCACGCCACCAGCGGCGCGGCGGCGCTGTCGTACGCTACGGTCTATCCGCTGGTCATGTTCCTGCGCATCATCACCCCGCAGCTACTGGCGGTGCTGTTCTGGGGGATGAGTTAG
- a CDS encoding GntR family transcriptional regulator, producing MIYKSIADRLRLRLNSSDYNIGSPIPGEKALAQEFGVARMTIRKALDLLVSWGLVERRHGSGTFVARKDVHHETTNLTGLVEVLRQQGKEVQSKVLQFEVMPAPPAIASQLRIQVDERIYFSRRVRYVDGKPLMLEDSFMPVKLFRNLSLAHLEGSKFDYIEKECGITISGNYESLTPVLADKQLAGYMNLPEQTPLLRITSLSYSDSGEFLNYSVMFRNTSDYQVDYHLRRIHPDDLLTHPPEQHRQ from the coding sequence GTGATCTACAAATCTATTGCCGACCGATTACGGCTACGGCTGAATTCATCGGACTACAACATCGGCAGCCCCATTCCGGGTGAGAAAGCGCTGGCGCAGGAGTTTGGCGTGGCGCGCATGACCATTCGCAAGGCGCTGGATCTGCTGGTGAGTTGGGGGCTGGTTGAGCGGCGGCACGGCAGCGGGACGTTTGTAGCACGCAAAGATGTGCACCATGAAACCACCAACCTCACCGGGCTGGTGGAGGTACTGCGTCAGCAGGGCAAAGAGGTACAGAGCAAGGTGTTGCAGTTTGAAGTGATGCCCGCCCCGCCCGCCATCGCCAGCCAGCTGCGGATCCAGGTGGATGAGCGGATCTACTTTTCCCGCCGGGTGCGCTACGTGGACGGAAAACCGCTGATGCTGGAGGACAGCTTTATGCCCGTGAAGCTGTTTCGCAACCTCTCGCTGGCGCATCTGGAAGGGTCAAAGTTTGATTACATCGAGAAGGAGTGCGGAATTACAATCAGCGGCAATTACGAGAGCCTGACGCCGGTACTGGCCGATAAACAACTCGCTGGTTACATGAACCTGCCGGAGCAAACGCCGCTGCTGCGTATTACCTCTCTCTCCTACAGCGACAGCGGCGAGTTCCTTAACTATTCCGTGATGTTCCGAAATACCAGTGATTACCAGGTGGACTACCATCTGCGGCGCATCCACCCGGACGACCTGCTAACTCATCCCCCAGAACAGCACCGCCAGTAG
- a CDS encoding alpha-glucoside-specific PTS transporter subunit IIBC has product MLSQIQRFGGAMFTPVLLFPFAGIVVGIAIMLRNPLFVGEALTAPDNLFAQIVHIIEEGGWAVFRNMPLIFAVGLPIGLAKQAQGRACLAVLISFLTWNYFINAMGMTWGHFFGVDFSAEPTAGSGLAMIAGIKTLDTSIIGAIAISGIVTAIHNRFFEKPLPVFLGIFQGTSFVVIIAFFVMIPCAWLTLLGWPKVQMGIESLQAFLRSAGALGVWVYTFLERILIPTGLHHFVYGPFIFGPAAVEGGIQVYWAQHLQAFSQSTLPLKTLFPEGGFALHGNAKVFGSVGIALAIWYTASPENRVKVAGLLIPATLTAVLVGITEPLEFTFLFISPLLFAIHAVLAATMATVMYTFGVVGNMGGGLLDQFLPQNWIPMFHNHASTVFTQIGIGVCFTGLYFVVFKTLIERLNLKTPGREESEIKLYSKADYKAARGQTTAPAAASQQVGQAAGFLQALGGAANIESINNCATRLRIALVDMAQTQSDEVFKALGAHGVVRRGNGIQVIVGLHVPQVRDQLESLMKTPLTNEQTTLTEAIS; this is encoded by the coding sequence ATGCTCAGTCAAATACAACGTTTTGGTGGTGCCATGTTTACCCCGGTGTTGCTGTTTCCCTTTGCCGGGATCGTGGTGGGAATCGCCATCATGCTTCGTAATCCGCTTTTCGTGGGCGAAGCCTTAACGGCTCCTGATAATCTGTTCGCGCAGATCGTGCACATCATTGAAGAGGGCGGCTGGGCGGTGTTCCGCAATATGCCGCTGATTTTTGCCGTTGGCTTACCGATTGGTCTGGCGAAACAGGCGCAGGGCCGCGCCTGTCTGGCGGTGCTGATCAGCTTCCTGACCTGGAACTACTTCATCAACGCGATGGGGATGACCTGGGGCCACTTCTTTGGCGTCGACTTTTCCGCCGAACCGACGGCGGGAAGCGGGCTGGCGATGATTGCCGGGATCAAAACCCTTGATACCAGCATTATTGGGGCGATTGCGATTTCCGGTATTGTCACTGCGATCCATAACCGCTTTTTCGAGAAACCACTGCCGGTTTTCCTGGGCATTTTCCAGGGCACCTCGTTTGTGGTGATTATCGCGTTTTTCGTCATGATCCCCTGCGCCTGGCTGACGCTGCTGGGCTGGCCGAAAGTGCAGATGGGCATTGAGTCCCTGCAGGCGTTCTTACGCTCCGCCGGTGCGCTCGGCGTCTGGGTGTATACCTTCCTGGAACGCATTCTGATCCCAACCGGGCTGCACCACTTCGTCTACGGTCCGTTTATCTTTGGCCCGGCCGCCGTTGAGGGCGGGATTCAGGTCTACTGGGCGCAGCATCTTCAGGCGTTCAGCCAGAGCACGCTGCCGCTGAAAACCCTGTTCCCGGAAGGTGGTTTCGCGCTGCACGGTAACGCTAAGGTGTTTGGATCGGTCGGGATTGCGCTGGCGATCTGGTACACCGCCTCACCAGAAAACCGCGTCAAGGTCGCGGGCCTGCTGATCCCGGCCACGCTTACCGCCGTGCTGGTGGGGATTACCGAACCGCTGGAGTTTACTTTCCTGTTTATTTCGCCGCTGCTGTTTGCCATTCACGCCGTACTGGCGGCCACCATGGCGACGGTGATGTACACCTTTGGCGTGGTGGGCAACATGGGCGGTGGCCTGCTGGACCAGTTCCTGCCGCAAAACTGGATCCCCATGTTCCATAACCACGCTTCAACGGTATTCACCCAGATCGGCATCGGCGTCTGCTTTACCGGCCTTTACTTCGTGGTCTTCAAAACGCTGATTGAGCGTCTGAACCTCAAAACCCCGGGTCGTGAAGAGAGTGAAATCAAACTCTACAGCAAGGCCGACTATAAGGCGGCGCGCGGACAAACCACCGCCCCGGCTGCCGCCAGCCAGCAGGTCGGCCAAGCCGCCGGATTCCTGCAGGCGCTGGGCGGCGCGGCCAACATCGAAAGCATCAACAACTGCGCCACCCGCTTGCGTATCGCGCTGGTCGACATGGCGCAAACCCAAAGCGATGAGGTGTTCAAAGCCCTCGGCGCACACGGCGTAGTGCGACGCGGCAACGGCATACAGGTGATCGTTGGCCTGCACGTTCCGCAGGTGCGCGACCAGCTGGAATCGCTGATGAAAACCCCTTTAACGAATGAACAAACCACCCTGACAGAGGCTATATCATGA